In Lycium ferocissimum isolate CSIRO_LF1 chromosome 7, AGI_CSIRO_Lferr_CH_V1, whole genome shotgun sequence, the sequence AAAAAGTTCTGAACAATCCAATCCAAAATCATAAGGCAATGAGTACTAACATTTAAACCTCTTTGGAAACCCTTGCCCAAACCGATGAGGAATAAGTTCTCCAACAAGATGAACTGCacctttattttttgaatatttttagagagaaaaacaaaagggtGGAGGAAATTTATAAGAGAGAGGACTTTCTGAGCGCTCTTCTATTCCAATAtacattattagtgtaatttaaCTCTGTCATTTTAGGTTACTTGTTAATAACTATCAAATGtagttgttttggttgtgaaaaaaagtgaatttttttgaaaaataagtttttctctTATAAGTGATATTATTATATGATTGTGAAGATATTTTATATActattaaaatagaaaatttcaactaattttattataaaaagatgaataatatatttatgattaTAATATGAAGAAGACAAAGAAGAATACAAGTAATTAATGACTCCATTTAAATTTATTTGGCTTGATTAGGAGTAAGAGGGTCGAACTAACTAATGTTCGGTATGAATTCGAACATAAAATTTTCAATGTTTTTGAcgtaaaatttacatatttcgAAACTATATAAAAGTACTACTATAAGTCACATtagttaacaattcaaaatatttagaaagtactccctccgtccacttttacttgctccctatactaaaaatagatgttcacttttacttgtctagttGGAAAACCAAGACAAAATTCATCACtttaaggggttgtttggtttgaAGACAAGTTATGCTGGAATTAGTTATCCCggtattattttttattgactgtttggtttgttgaattaaaaataacatgcattCCATAATCTCTAGAATAAGTTGTTTGTTAAAAAATACCCTCAACCTCATTTAGTAGAAAAAGGGTTTGATGGACCTCAcaatatttttgttattttcattattttatataGGGATAACTAATTCTAGTACTATTATTCCATCATCTCTCAAGAATAACTTATCCCGTATTTCTAATCCGGGTATAATTTATCCCAAAATTAATAAGCAAACAAGGGATAAATGATACTAAAAATTTATCCTAGGACAATTTATGCTTGTCCAACATACCaaacaactctttaattcctaatttatccttattattaacTATAATCATTTCTCAAAATATTGAATTATTGTATTCAAATGGTGATTTAATAAACTTATCTttttactctctccgtcccaatttcTACGAGGGAGTCAAGCGGCTCGTTCTTTGATTATAATTTTCTctaattctttttatatatcgtgaattattaattatgtagaGATATAGTGGGAATACCTTTtatatagttttcaaatatgtaaattttattataaaatactcaaaaaatctatgtttgaaattgagttttgactcttaaaataagtcaatcctCGTATAAACAGAAACGGATGACCAAGTAAAAATTGGAGTGGCAAGAAATATATGTATTGTGAAAGCAGGAGCAGTTACCTGCTTATGTGGACAAGGAGGAGttttgaaggaacaataatttTGAAGAATGGCCAAAGCTTGTTTATCCATTCGCTCGGCAATACGCCAGTAGATGCACTTTGTTAGAGGCGAAGCCTTGAAGTTGAATGAGTCACAGCATTCGGTTATGCAGCTGCTATTTGGGTTCTTCACGCAAAGCAAGAACCTCCTGCCATCATTCTCCCTCAGTATAGATACTCTCACCTCCTGCTTTATATATGTCCATAGCAAGTCTTTTTAGTGTCTCCGAACAATAAAATCCCACCTCCTAAAAGAAACTTTATAGGAGTAGAACGTACTAACAAAATAGGAGTAACTAGATATAATATGAGTTTACCTCTTTTGCCGTAGCCGACCGGTGACTGCAAATTACGATTGCCGCCGCCATAAAGCTGAGCATCACTGACCCTCTTCTCATTTTCGCCCTCTCCATCTTTATTTTCTCTCTCAAAGTTTGTTAAAATGACtaacattataaatatatacgCCCTTACTGTGTATATACTTGGTCTGTCTCGCTTTTcgaaatttaattatatttgaatataaaattttaaaattttttaaaataaaatttatatatttgaaaaatatgtaaagaatattataaatcatcataattaataatttaaaatatttaaaagataatatgaaaaaattatggtCAAAATAATTCATTTGACTCTTGACAAGTAaaaagtgtcaaacaaattgAGACGGAGAAGATACTTGCTTTTTATGTgatatttaatttataataaCTGGACAtatttatctatatataatcTCTATAACCTTGAATAGAAATCGTTTTAAGGaataaaaaatgattaattcaaaAATTCATTGACAGACACTGGCGCTTCTCCCTATTTCACATCTGGAAATATCTTGTAAGTCCGTAAGCCAAAGGAAATGCACAGAATAGGAGAGATTCTTCTAGTTGAGCcagattttattttatgtccACTTGCTTGTTTCAGAAAAAACAGAGAAGGGGCAATTTAAAATACTTGCATTTTCCTAATCTAATGGGTCGTTGGGTAGGATGGATAGGATGCTATGGGATTGTTATTAATTTGAATTCATGTTTTATGATTGGAATTAACCTCATGTTTAGTTGGTGGGATAATAAGATGCTTATTCGTATCCTATCCAATCtcatctttttttaatttatttatagaaaaatgtatttttttttagataaaatTAAAGGGTTAAGTTATCTCATAATTATTTATAGATGGAGATTGGgaggaaaaaataaacactaaaaGGGTACATATGTCCTCTTCTAATATGACAATTTATTATACTTATTATactcacctttttttttctttttctttacaaCCCCACCCCCGGTAAATGGTTGGATAACTTATTTGCagattttcttcattgttgagCATATTTGAAGTCTTttgaatttcttcattgttgttgCGGTTTTGAGGTCAAAAacgtttttttatttatttatagaaaaaggtattttttttttggatatttgaggtatttggccatTTATTAAAACTATTTTTAGGTAGAAATAGaagcaagaaagagaaaaaattttTTGGTAATTTTTGACGTTGGTAAAAATTTTCGCTTCTTGAAAAAAGCAGAAGCAgaaaattacttttttcaagacaaaaatatcCCTACCATAAATACATATTTACCAAGCATATTCCTCATTAATccattaatttctaattaataattctttgtattgaattttaatttgtggaatgattttgaattttattttggttgtagTTTTCTAGTATATTAAAATCATCGTGTTGATATtatatcaatatttaatattcattttttatttatctatgtattgcattaattgaaaattttagtaTGTACttttaaagtttaattaaataaaagtaaaaacttTTCATAATATATCAAACTAGTTTCTCTCCGTAAAATAATCTTGATAGTAACGTTCATTAATTCTTGTCTTTTTCGTAATTTGACtctcaaaagcatttttttaaGAAGATTAGTCAAACACAATCTGCTTATTAAAAATAGTCAAAACCACTTTTCAAAtgaattagccaaacacaaactgcttctaaatttttttgaaaagcacttttcaaaaatatacttatCAAATTAAGCCGTTTTTAGCCGCTAGGCTAAACATTCTCCTAGTTAACTAAAGGATTTAGAAGGCATAAAAATTTATTACCTAATGTTCAGAATTAAACGTGTCATAATTTGAtcggtccattttttttttttttttttggcaattaaaGAGATTTCATTAATTACCATGGAACTTTACAAAACCAGGGGTGAATAGTCCAAATTCAAAACCCTTCTCAAGACATACCATATAACTTGTTACATATTTGCACACAAACAACTAAATGAAAGAGTCACCTAGTAAACTAAACACCCTCCAGTGACTTTAGCAGTTGAGACAGTCTCACATTATTTCGGACTCTGATGTACATATCAGTTTTCAAGCTATGTGTTATCGCGTCGCTGTTTCGCCTTTGTTGCTGGTACACTCTTGTATTTCTCTCTATCCAAATGGCATAAAAAATTGCAGCAAAGCAGTCTTTAAGTAGCCTATTCCTTGCTGCTTTCCCTTTCGATGTCTTCAACATCCATTTCCATTCTGCCTCCCGTTCTCGTATATTTTTATTCCATTTCATCCATGTGAGAATTTTCTACCAGATAGCTCTAGAAAATGGGCATTCAAAGAAAATATGTTAGCTTCATCAGCCAAGTTGCACAGCACACATTCAACATTCACATCCATTCCCCAACTGTTAATAATGTCCTTagtgctcaatcttccaaacaaTGCCAATCATGATCGGTCCATTTTATTATAGCACAAGTTTACTTTATTCATTAGAGTTTGTTTAGGCTCTAATACCATATATGAACCAACGTACTaaagacatgaaaaaataaatactcatTGAATCACTACAACCTTTAAATACAAAATGTAACAGCCACTTTTCTAAACTAGCTAACTCACGTAGAGGAGGAAAATAAACTATTTTgctaaataaatttataaaaataattattgagAGAATAAAGGAACAACTAAATCCTAAGAATCAGCTAATGTAATGGTCAATTAATAACAAATTGAGCGACAAATTTGCTAAAAAATCTACATGAGTGGCGACTCTAGGGTCAAGCCAGTGACTGAGTGACTTTAGGCCCCAACGTTATTAAggcatcatttttttttttaattaacacCCTTTTGATATCATTTATATGATATTGTTTGACTTGAtatggtatttaatttttaaaaaagacttTATAAATTTGTGAGCTAATATAAGCCATAACTTTTTGTGTgagtataataaataaaataaaatgtttaaaatatttatttttaaaaattgaaattatcattttttgaaacagagtaaaaaaaaaatacattacaTAAATTGATTCAAATGAGTAATAAGTTAATTCTATGATAATTTCTCCCTAATTTTATTTTGGGGGTTGGgggcagtggcggagccaacAATCTTGCTTAGGGTGTTCAAActtataaagtaaataatttttttagtaaGTGGGTGCACCAAAATATTTAAAGCGAACTATATAATATTTTGCTTTGCCATTTTGCATTGTAGTTTGTCCTCAAAGCATAATCCATCACtaaatttaaaatgtattttgatttttcgttgaaaattttaattgagCAAATAAATTCTCTCCAAGAAGACCAATAAAGAAAATCACTAGacacaagtaaaataaaaaaaaaaaattggaaggtaacaaaagagaataaaaaaagaaacagaGAGGAATAAAAAAGAAACCATTTTCAATAGCGTTTAACGGGTGGAAACATGAGATTCAACACAAATTTTTTGAAGTaattagaaagaaaatgaaacggactttaaaaaaaaaaaaaattactaaagctATCAACGCTTCGCGTGAGggaaaaatattaataaatttagaaataatttctTCTTAACTTAGTTGagatattttcatatatacataaaaaaaataatagtaatatatattaaTGAAATCACGAATATAACCATCTTTATTATAATTAGAGTTTGCATTGAACTAAACCACAAATATAAACTTACCTTTTGTTATTACATTTCAAGACAAATATTGTACAAAAATACTTAatagaaaataaagtaaagaagGTATTGGCCATATGTATATTGACTTGAAGTGTATACTTATCAAACAGTTAGCGTGTGTTTTAAATGCAAAATATGAGCGAAATGCTTTAGTGCGGAATCGAACCTCCAAAATGAGACCGAAAATGAACATCCTTTGGCACAGAGCTGCGTCACTTGGTTGTTCCAAGGGTGCTTAATATATGCAATATGTCCGACAATACAATATTTGACCTATAAATTCGATATAATTTTCCGGCGAAGGATAGCTCCACCCCAGGTCGGGGGCAAATTTATGGTTTAAGGTATAAGATCCTTACATATATAATAAGAGAATACTTAGACAATGTGATTGATAATGACTAATGGTTAGTTTACCTTctaacaatatttattttttcttctcataaaaaaatttatattttattttcttactaATCTATCTCTTCTCTAAAAAGTAGGGACCACAAGTATTGAATAATGTAAAATTGCGttattttcattctttcttaactTCTCAAACATTACATAAAACAAATTGAGACAATGAAAATTCATTCTGACATCAAGGTATCAACTTCTAGAATCAGGTTTTATTGTTCTAACTTTCTATACCATCTTTGTTCTTTaaatcttaaaaaattaaatatatttatgcGTGGAAAAACATGGAAAACTTCCATTTGATGATGTGATTAGCTTATTTGGAAATTAAAGATGCAGTTGTTGCACTGTCCCAAAATGTGAAACAATCCAGAATGTGTTCATTGGCAGTGAAGTAGCTCAACAAACTTGGAAGTTTTCTTTGGGCTCAACAAAAGCTATTAATAGCGTCCAGTAACTACTCTTCCAGGTGGTTCCTATTTTTATTTGTTGAGAAATATGGAAAAATAGATGTGCTAGCAGCTATGTTTTCTAAATGAGACTTCTGAGTTAATCTTAACCTGAAACACATTCTAAACGAGACTTCTCAGTTAATTAAACGTGCTCAGGCTCGGGGTATTACACTGCTTTAGATAAGCCAATCAGGTTGCGGATGATTTGGCAAAGCAGACATCAAGCTGAGAGAATAACATGTTAATCTCTTCATTTTAGCAGCTTCCTAGACTTTGTAAAGGTCCATTTTAGTTTGATAGATGGCAGCTACCCAGTTTCTGATGTAGAACAAAGCTAACTTTTTTGTAGGTTAATTGTCTATTCTGGGCTGACATATAAATTGATAGTCTTTTGTCCTTATGGTCCCTGTACAATTACACCGCCTCTCATCTTTTGCTGGATCAGGTCTGTAACTTATTTTAAGAGATCAGGTTTATGCCCCTCTCTGTAAGtggatttcaagaaaaataaatcaatATATATTGTTTAGTTTTGAAGGAAGGAACACTTTGGGTGAAAACTTATACGTAAGTTATAACATTAACATGAGATGAAACTTTACACTAACACCCTTAAAAAAAGGAAGGTGTATCAACAAAATTAGGAGTCGCTAAATATGTCACTGTAAGTTTTAACTTTATACACTGATATTTTAAATCTACATTGGAACTTTCTGGTTTGGAGCCATGTTAACAAGGGAAAGGAGCGAAATCTACATTGGTTGCCTGCTTTATTCTTGTATTCTAATGTTCTCCAGCTTTTTCGTCAAAGCTTTTGATATCCTTGACAGCCACACAGCTCATTTGATGATAAAGGTAAGCAGTTGTAACTTGTATGCATGCAATGTGATCACACTCATCCTAATACAGTTCCCTTGTTAATATATCATTACTTTTGCCTCGAACTTAATATGTATGCACACAATGTGTGATCACATTCATTTTGAACTCGTTGACTCTAGTTTTGAACTCGTCTCTGTCTAATGACTGACTTGAATACTGCTTGTGCTAGGTATACACTGTGCTGACATTGTTCATGGGGTACTATGTAGTATATAGCCAAGAGATATTGTATAATGCTCGGTATGGAGATGTTAACTTTGTCAACTGCACATTCACCGTGTTCTTCCATTTACCGGCTATTGTGGTCCATGCTGCAAGAGTATACCTGGGTGCAGAAATTGAGCAACACAGACAGAATTAAAGCTGATACACTTGGAACTATAATAGAATAAATAGAGAGTACTATGCACCTTAGCAGATGGGGAACTGTAAATGATGAAAAGATTCTCCTTTGTGGCTACATTTTActgattgaatttgaaattcGATAGTCTGCTTTGAGGATTTCTTGGCAAATACTGATGGTTGATTACCTTACCCCGTAGATATACTTTGTGattaaaagaaaatcttgaaTAGAATACACATAattgttcttcctttttattcaaGATAGTGCAATAAAACTATTTGGACTGTTACGATAACCGGTCCATCACCTACTTAACTCAAAATTGAGCATATTGAACTGTTACAGTTTCAAATTTTAGGAGTCTCATTAGAAACCCAGAGAAGAGCTATTTGGGGTATGTCACAAATGCTCACTCGacaattttactttatttctatatttattaataatttaactttaaacccATTTTACCCTAAATGAGATGATTTAGAGCCACAAAATATCGtttatggcttattttagaccaccaATATCAAAAGCCTTTATTTCATTAGTAAACTTGTGAGAACAAGGGCATCTTCGCATAAATGAATTTAGCACTATTTAATATTGCATTCAACAGTTTTATCTAAACATGCAACTAGTTGTTTATCAAATCAATTTCAACACCTAAATGCGATTTTCTACGTGTGTTGCTTATCAACTTCTTTTAAATCAACTAATCCCGACGAACTCTTTGAGTAActtttttgttataaaaataGTTTAATGATTTTAGTGCAATAATGTGGATTGACATGTGTTTTTTGTCTATGATATATACGAGTTGGGATTAGCTCTGATGTTGAACCCATGAGTTTTGCCATtggaacatgaaaaataaatattaaaaagatGAATGAGTTAAACTGAGTTTAAACCAATTCGATACTAGCAAATGCAAGTACCTAAAACTTTTCAATCATTAAGAAGAgccaaaagagaaaaatgaaataggaattCCCAGCAAATTTTGTAAATATCCAaacaactcaaaaaaaaaataaaaaaaaataaatatcaaacaACTCTCATTCCCGCCAAGAATGTGAACACGAGGATTCTTTGACAAAAACACCCCTACGGTCGGTCCATAACTGAAAGGCAAACCGTAAATATACCCAAAAGGAGTAACTGCAAGGGTAGTCGTTATATCAGTATAACAAACTACAAAACAGACCACAGCTCTCAttcctaatttgttttctttgcaaaaaaagaaaagaaaaatgaaattgtCAAAGATGAAAATCAACGCCATGAAAGGTGTGAAAGACATGTTGAATTCTTTTGAAATTCCACTGCACGCTCACAAAAACTTGAccaaggtttttttttctttccttacaTTTGATCAcaaacataagaattagtgTAAGAATGTTGATTAGGAAAATGTTTTAATTCGAGAATTTGTAACCGAGAAGTTGAgaaattaagattttttttattgatgaATTTCAATTCTCACAAGAATTTTAGTTCAAATCAGATGATATATTTTACATGTTTGAGTTATCATTGgcgatagtttttttttttttttttttgatagttCAGTAAGAAATAAGGCAACATTTTACTACTTGCGTTTCTTAAATCTTCAGGATTGATGAATTTTGATTCTCAGGTGATTTTTAAATCCCCGACATGAATTCGgagaaccagttcggattcatgccgGGCGTTTTGAACTACTCTGTCTAATGACCTTGGACTTGGTGGAGCAAAGATAGGGATAAGAATACACTTGCACATGGTGTTTGTCGAACTTGAGAATTACGACAAAGTCCCAGATATTGCTATAGATGTCTCGGAAGCTACGGAGGTGTTAACTTTGTCAACTGCACATTCACCGTGTTTTTCCATttaggacatgtatgatggagccaaAACTACAAGAGGATACCTGGGTGACTCGAACAATTTCAACACAGACAGAATTAAAGCTGATACACTTGGAACTATAATAGAATAAATAGAGAGCACTATGCACTTTAGCAGATGGGGAactgtaaatgatgaaaaaatattcCTTTGCGGCTACATTTGACtattgaatttgaaattgaagaCTTGAAGTGCTTTGAGTATTTCTTGGCAAATACTGATTGTTGATTACCTTACCACATAGATATACTGATTAAGAAAAATCTTAGAATGAAGTTTAGTAATTGGAGTCAAGATAGGCAATAAGGACGTGCAACTCATAAGATAATCAGTTCATcccgaagaaagaaagtttaaaCCAATTCGATCATTCAAGTACCTAAAACTTTTCAACCATTAAGATAGAACCGAAAGAGACACATATTGGAAATATATGGATGAAATGTGAACTCAAGCATTctcttttgtttatatatatctattataAAAAAGTTCTAACGGTGGTCCATAACTTGTATGGGACGGAAGCCGTAAATTACCCAAAAGGAGTAATTGCATGGGTAATCGTTATATTAGTATAACAAACTACAAAACAGAGCACAGTTCTCATTTGTTTTCTctgtaaaaaagaaaagaaaaataaaattgtgaaAGATGAAACTCAACGCCATGAAAGCTTACTTCAAAAGGAATTGGAATAAAGAAGACATGTTGAATTCTTTTGAAATTCCACTGCACGCTCACAAAAACTTGaccaaggttttttttttctttccttacaTTTGATCACAAACTAAAGAATTAGTGTAAGAATGTTGATTATGAAAATGTTGTAATTCGAGAATTTGTAACCGAGAAGTTGGGAAATCaagatttttctttgttgtgtTGGTCTTGTTGctatctttgttattttatcaTAAATCTTCAGTATTGATGATTTCTCATTTCACATAGTTTTGATTTGCTTGTTCGATCGATATATTTTACATTTTGTTATCATTGCCGAtgttttccttgttttctttttttcctctttctgaCAGTTCAGTAAGAAATAAGACAACATTTAAGGTACTACTTGCGTTTCTTAAATCTTTAGGATCCAtgaatttgttgttgttgttgtaggtgATTTTTAGGCATTGCCGATAATGAGTTAGTTTGAATagtttagtaggcgtttggccttagaaaccaaatatttttcactttatttgaaattttcgaagttggagttgtgtttggttatagtttttgcaaaaaatatttggtagtttgaatgtactgaaagtgaaaaaaaaaaaaagtgaaaacagggTTTTAGGTGttctccaaatttcaaatacaacttgaaacttcaagttgtatttgaaattttcatggctaaatgctgatttttaaataaagtgaaaaatgaagttgcatttggaattttcatagcCAAACGCTCATTTTCAAATAAAGCGAAAAAGGTTTccagaaaaaaatgaataatctCATGGCCAAAAGGGTACTTATGAATTTAAATTCTTGAAAGCATGAAGGTAGCATAGAAATTGAATGTGTCGAGCTCTTCCCAATGTGAAGGAATATCATATAAAATTGGGATTTG encodes:
- the LOC132062080 gene encoding bax inhibitor 1-like is translated as IGTFWFGAMLTRERSEIYIGCLLYSCILMFSSFFVKAFDILDSHTAHLMIKVYTVLTLFMGYYVVYSQEILYNARYGDVNFVNCTFTVFFHLPAIVVHAARVYLGAEIEQHRQN